The Claveliimonas bilis genome window below encodes:
- a CDS encoding V-type ATP synthase subunit I: protein MIVKMKFINISGPRDDIDRVMDLYLSRYEIQLESALSELKTVDNLRPFVEINPYKDALLKATQFVGFLEDSDRIEPDTKMGLDDIFELIRATNEEFLAMEAKKDSLKKKQEDVQSRQRVIEPFRPIDGELDKILSYKYIAYRFGKLPAEQYQKMEKFLMNDLGAIFVKGQQDESMVYGAYFVSPAEAHKVDAVFRSLHFERIDIPAAYRGTPERVCQELTKESFDIQKQIGDIEKEEAKLLTEKAAKLVGAKKRLEELAHNFDVRKMAARVEDKKEDYYILCGWMADDDVEKFMEEAKDDDKVFIVVEDDHDNYFGEPPTKLENPKIFRPFEMFVGMYGLPSHDEMDPTVFVGLTYSFIFGVMFGDVGQGLLLVIVGALIYHFKRLPLAGIIATAGIFSTIFGFMFGSVFGFENIIDPLWIRPIDHMTTLPFVGKLNTVFIVSVAFGMGLIIVAMILHIINAVRAKDTASTWFDANGVAGLVFYASVAAVIVLFMTGHNTPAGIVLGVMFGVPLLLILFKEPLTNKIKKKTAKMEESKAMFIVEGFFELFETLLSYFSNTLSFVRIGAFAVSHAAMMEVVLMLAGAEEGSPNWVVIVLGNLFVCLMEGLVVGIQVLRLEYYEMFSRFYKGSGRAFDPYTKTKNNKK from the coding sequence ATGATTGTTAAGATGAAATTTATCAATATATCAGGGCCAAGGGATGATATTGACCGGGTGATGGACCTGTATTTGTCCAGATATGAGATACAGCTGGAATCAGCGCTTTCCGAGCTGAAAACAGTGGATAATCTCCGCCCCTTTGTGGAGATCAATCCCTATAAAGATGCTCTTTTAAAGGCCACGCAGTTTGTCGGCTTTCTGGAAGATTCGGACAGGATAGAACCGGACACCAAGATGGGGCTGGATGATATTTTTGAATTGATCCGCGCTACCAATGAAGAATTTCTTGCTATGGAAGCAAAGAAGGATTCTCTGAAGAAAAAGCAGGAAGATGTGCAGTCCAGACAGAGAGTGATAGAACCTTTCCGCCCGATTGACGGGGAATTAGATAAGATTTTAAGTTATAAATATATCGCCTACCGTTTTGGAAAACTTCCTGCAGAGCAGTACCAGAAAATGGAAAAGTTTTTGATGAACGATCTGGGCGCTATTTTTGTCAAAGGGCAGCAGGATGAAAGTATGGTATACGGCGCTTACTTTGTTTCTCCGGCGGAAGCCCACAAAGTAGACGCAGTATTTCGGTCCCTGCATTTTGAGCGGATCGACATACCGGCAGCGTACAGGGGAACACCTGAGCGTGTCTGCCAGGAATTGACAAAAGAAAGCTTTGATATCCAGAAACAGATCGGCGATATTGAAAAGGAAGAAGCAAAGCTGCTCACAGAAAAGGCTGCAAAACTTGTGGGAGCAAAAAAACGCCTGGAGGAGCTGGCTCACAATTTTGATGTGCGCAAGATGGCAGCCAGGGTGGAAGATAAAAAAGAAGATTATTATATTTTGTGCGGCTGGATGGCGGATGACGACGTAGAAAAGTTCATGGAAGAGGCAAAGGATGACGATAAAGTGTTTATTGTAGTGGAAGATGACCACGATAATTATTTCGGGGAGCCTCCTACCAAATTGGAGAATCCGAAGATCTTCCGGCCCTTTGAAATGTTTGTGGGTATGTATGGCCTTCCGTCTCACGATGAGATGGATCCCACAGTGTTTGTAGGACTTACTTATTCCTTTATTTTCGGCGTTATGTTCGGTGATGTGGGACAGGGACTGCTCCTGGTGATCGTGGGAGCTTTGATCTATCATTTTAAAAGGCTTCCTCTGGCCGGGATCATAGCGACAGCCGGAATCTTTTCCACGATCTTTGGTTTTATGTTCGGCAGTGTCTTCGGCTTTGAAAATATCATAGATCCGCTGTGGATCAGGCCGATCGATCATATGACGACGCTGCCCTTTGTAGGTAAACTGAATACAGTCTTTATCGTATCGGTGGCTTTTGGTATGGGACTGATCATTGTAGCGATGATCCTGCATATTATAAATGCGGTCAGGGCTAAAGATACGGCATCCACCTGGTTTGACGCAAACGGGGTGGCCGGACTTGTGTTTTATGCATCGGTTGCGGCGGTGATCGTCCTGTTTATGACAGGACATAATACTCCGGCGGGAATTGTACTTGGGGTAATGTTCGGTGTGCCTCTGCTTCTGATCCTTTTCAAGGAGCCATTGACAAATAAGATCAAGAAGAAAACGGCTAAAATGGAAGAGAGCAAGGCGATGTTCATTGTGGAAGGTTTTTTTGAGCTGTTTGAAACATTGTTAAGTTACTTTTCAAACACTCTTTCCTTTGTCCGTATCGGAGCATTTGCCGTAAGTCACGCAGCCATGATGGAAGTTGTCCTGATGCTTGCGGGCGCAGAAGAGGGAAGTCCCAACTGGGTAGTCATTGTCCTCGGCAACCTGTTTGTATGTCTGATGGAAGGGTTGGTTGTCGGCATTCAGGTACTCCGTCTGGAATATTATGAAATGTTCAGCCGTTTTTACAAAGGAAGCGGACGGGCGTTTGATCCATATACAAAGACGAAAAACAATAAAAAGTAG
- the thiD gene encoding bifunctional hydroxymethylpyrimidine kinase/phosphomethylpyrimidine kinase, whose amino-acid sequence MKRKSVLTIAGSDCSGGAGIQADLKTMLANGVYGMSAVTALTAQNTTGVYGIMESTPEFLRNQLECIFQDIFPDAVKIGMVSSVLLIEVIADELVKWKAENIVVDPVMVATSGSSLLQDEAKEALESKLLPLAAVITPNIPEAEVLSGIQIDSPKKMEEAASILGTRYPGAVLIKGGHDMNDANDLLFWRGKMIWFRGERIDNPNTHGTGCTLSSAIASNLAKGYGMEKSIERAKQYISGALGAGLDLGKGSGPMDHGYALPAFETKDVSYEEE is encoded by the coding sequence ATTCAGGCAGATCTTAAGACGATGCTGGCAAACGGAGTGTACGGAATGAGTGCAGTGACAGCCCTTACGGCACAAAATACAACCGGAGTATATGGAATTATGGAATCCACTCCGGAGTTTTTGAGGAATCAGCTGGAATGCATCTTTCAGGATATCTTTCCGGACGCTGTCAAGATCGGTATGGTTTCTTCCGTCCTGCTGATCGAAGTGATCGCGGACGAACTGGTGAAGTGGAAGGCAGAAAATATCGTAGTGGATCCGGTCATGGTAGCCACCAGCGGAAGCAGCCTTTTGCAGGATGAGGCCAAAGAAGCGCTGGAATCAAAGCTCCTTCCCCTGGCGGCGGTGATCACGCCCAATATTCCTGAAGCGGAGGTACTCTCCGGTATTCAGATTGACAGTCCTAAGAAGATGGAGGAGGCGGCCTCCATCCTGGGAACGCGTTATCCCGGAGCCGTACTCATTAAAGGTGGACATGATATGAATGATGCCAATGATCTGCTCTTTTGGAGAGGGAAAATGATCTGGTTCAGGGGAGAGAGGATCGACAACCCCAACACTCATGGAACAGGGTGTACGCTCTCTTCTGCTATCGCCAGCAATCTGGCAAAAGGCTATGGAATGGAAAAGAGCATAGAGAGGGCGAAACAATATATTTCCGGCGCCCTTGGAGCAGGGCTTGATCTGGGAAAGGGAAGCGGACCTATGGATCACGGATATGCTTTGCCGGCATTTGAAACAAAGGATGTGTCGTATGAAGAAGAATAA
- a CDS encoding aryl-sulfate sulfotransferase, translated as MKRKEKIAAAVMILGVIACAVGVSVGMYREKAEDKETQADDQKQQLQKEEIRKIYNTDSQEEIREELDDKKEEKEYSESDMLVEYNPFGTNTLSLYVYFESEQAENVSCTIHVEDETIPDYTQQLTEDGSYVTEHEYQVLGLVPDHQNEIIFTFSLPDGSSYQETITYDMGSLMGTEETVLKSQDGTSEEELENGLYVILENDSSGLDFMYYYDNNGVIRGEVPIIGYRSHRILFDDDNMYYSISETRMAQMDELGQITQVYDLGQYELHHDYVFDDAGNILILASDTGQDSVEDIILRLDTEDGTVEEVLDLEDLFGSYKESCTENSDGELDWMHINTIQWMGEEEILLSSRETSSIIKIGDIYGSPQIDYIISDPAVWENTDYSSYVLEKDGDFPSQAGQHSITYVEDSSLPEGQYYIYMFNNNIGVSETRPEFDWTVIPGVQDSASDGTASYFYKYLVDEEKGTYQLTERFELPYSGYVSSVQEIGNNIVADSGMQGVFGEYDSSGELIRSFTMEKESFIYRVYKYNL; from the coding sequence ATGAAGAGAAAGGAAAAAATAGCGGCGGCGGTTATGATCCTGGGTGTGATTGCATGCGCTGTGGGCGTTTCGGTGGGCATGTACAGGGAAAAAGCGGAAGATAAAGAAACACAGGCTGATGATCAGAAACAGCAGTTACAAAAAGAGGAGATCAGGAAGATATATAATACGGACAGCCAGGAGGAGATCCGCGAGGAGTTGGATGACAAAAAGGAAGAGAAGGAATATTCCGAGAGCGACATGCTGGTAGAGTATAATCCTTTTGGCACAAATACGCTGTCTCTCTATGTATATTTTGAAAGTGAGCAGGCAGAAAATGTAAGCTGTACCATTCATGTAGAAGATGAAACTATACCGGATTATACGCAGCAGCTGACGGAGGACGGAAGCTATGTGACAGAGCATGAGTATCAGGTGCTGGGACTTGTGCCGGATCATCAAAATGAAATTATTTTTACCTTTTCTCTTCCGGACGGAAGTTCTTACCAGGAAACGATCACTTATGACATGGGAAGTCTGATGGGAACAGAAGAAACTGTATTGAAAAGTCAGGATGGAACAAGCGAAGAAGAGCTGGAGAACGGTCTGTATGTCATACTTGAAAATGACAGTTCCGGTCTGGATTTTATGTATTATTATGACAATAACGGGGTGATCCGCGGAGAAGTTCCCATCATCGGCTACCGGAGCCACCGGATTTTATTTGACGATGACAATATGTATTACAGCATCTCGGAGACAAGGATGGCGCAGATGGATGAGCTGGGCCAGATCACACAGGTATATGACCTGGGACAGTATGAACTGCACCATGATTATGTATTTGATGATGCAGGTAATATTTTGATCCTGGCCAGTGACACAGGCCAGGACAGTGTGGAAGACATTATTCTCCGGCTGGATACAGAGGATGGCACGGTAGAGGAGGTGCTGGATCTGGAAGATCTGTTCGGAAGTTATAAAGAATCCTGTACAGAGAACAGTGATGGCGAGCTGGACTGGATGCATATTAATACCATTCAGTGGATGGGTGAGGAAGAAATCCTTTTAAGCTCCAGGGAAACCTCTTCTATCATTAAAATAGGAGATATCTATGGTTCGCCTCAAATAGACTATATTATCAGCGATCCGGCAGTGTGGGAGAATACGGACTACAGCAGCTATGTACTGGAGAAAGACGGTGATTTTCCCAGTCAGGCAGGACAGCACAGCATTACGTATGTGGAGGATTCTTCTTTACCGGAAGGCCAGTATTATATTTATATGTTTAATAACAATATCGGCGTGAGTGAGACAAGACCTGAATTTGACTGGACCGTGATCCCGGGCGTACAGGATTCGGCTTCGGACGGCACGGCTTCCTATTTCTATAAATATCTGGTGGATGAGGAAAAAGGCACCTATCAGCTGACAGAGCGGTTTGAGCTTCCTTACTCAGGGTATGTGAGCAGTGTTCAGGAAATCGGAAATAATATTGTGGCAGACAGCGGTATGCAGGGAGTGTTTGGAGAATATGACAGCAGCGGTGAACTGATCCGGTCATTTACAATGGAAAAAGAATCGTTTATTTACAGAGTATATAAATATAATCTTTAA
- a CDS encoding ATP synthase subunit C: protein MTLAARLILIAALILSIIIPFGYYLIGEKNKGRYKRALGVNVFFFFGAFVIGGIMMFSGMDAQAAEAAGEAASMATGLGYIAAALVTGLSCIGGGIAVASAASAALGAISEDSSVLGKSLIFVGLAEGVCLYGLIISFMILGQL from the coding sequence ATGACTCTTGCAGCCAGACTGATTCTTATTGCAGCTTTGATTTTAAGTATTATCATTCCTTTCGGATATTATCTGATCGGGGAAAAGAACAAGGGACGGTATAAACGGGCTCTTGGAGTGAATGTATTTTTCTTTTTCGGAGCGTTTGTGATCGGAGGCATTATGATGTTTTCCGGAATGGACGCACAGGCGGCGGAAGCAGCGGGAGAAGCTGCCTCTATGGCGACAGGACTTGGCTATATCGCAGCTGCTCTGGTTACCGGTTTATCCTGTATCGGCGGCGGTATCGCTGTGGCAAGCGCAGCAAGTGCGGCGCTTGGAGCAATCAGTGAAGATTCCAGCGTTCTTGGTAAATCACTGATCTTTGTAGGACTTGCAGAAGGTGTCTGCCTTTACGGGCTGATCATCTCCTTCATGATCCTGGGACAGCTGTAG
- a CDS encoding V0D/AC39 family V-type ATPase subunit, protein MGNILAYSGIVTKIRAMEAKLLSPKQFEEISAMKSVPEVAAYLMEKSSYGEILDGMPPEMLHRGNIEKLLLLSLYKDYTKIYRFGSQDQRRFLRLYLKRYEVELINYCLRIVINHYSEPFDLQYKKMFFDKYSQINIDSLIHARTTDELVENLKGTEYYEPLKRLQNGRAVTLFDYDLALNLYYFTAIWKERKGILKRILSEKELEIYIKDCGAKINMLNIQWIYRAKKYFSLSSADIYALLIPVHYKISTDLVKEMVEAPSVEEFYRAFEKTSYARHYDFEKDLTIERMYADYLHYLYVTDRRRNPYSIASVNTYLFLKEEELQKLTTAIECVRYGVSPEETLEYIGGRKT, encoded by the coding sequence ATGGGAAATATACTTGCCTACAGTGGGATCGTTACGAAAATACGTGCAATGGAGGCAAAGCTGCTCAGTCCAAAGCAGTTTGAAGAGATCAGTGCAATGAAGAGTGTGCCGGAGGTTGCGGCATATTTGATGGAAAAATCCTCGTATGGGGAGATACTGGACGGGATGCCGCCGGAAATGCTCCATCGCGGTAATATTGAGAAGCTGCTGCTGTTGTCGCTTTATAAGGATTACACGAAAATCTACCGTTTCGGCAGTCAGGATCAGAGACGTTTTCTCAGGCTTTATCTGAAACGGTATGAAGTGGAGCTCATTAATTACTGTCTGAGGATTGTCATAAATCATTACAGTGAGCCTTTTGATCTGCAGTACAAAAAAATGTTTTTTGATAAATACTCGCAGATCAATATTGACAGCCTTATCCACGCAAGAACGACAGACGAGCTGGTGGAAAATCTGAAAGGAACGGAATATTACGAGCCTCTGAAAAGGCTGCAGAACGGCCGTGCCGTTACCTTGTTTGATTATGATCTGGCGCTGAATTTGTACTATTTTACCGCTATATGGAAAGAGCGGAAAGGAATATTAAAGAGAATTTTGAGTGAGAAGGAGCTGGAAATTTATATCAAAGACTGCGGAGCAAAGATCAATATGCTGAATATTCAGTGGATTTATCGGGCAAAGAAATATTTCAGTCTTTCTTCTGCAGACATATATGCACTTCTCATTCCTGTTCACTATAAGATCAGTACAGATCTGGTGAAAGAAATGGTAGAGGCTCCTTCGGTGGAAGAGTTTTACCGCGCTTTTGAAAAGACATCTTATGCAAGACATTATGACTTTGAAAAAGATCTGACAATAGAGAGAATGTATGCGGATTACCTGCATTATCTGTATGTGACAGACCGGAGGAGAAACCCTTATTCCATTGCTTCTGTCAATACGTATCTCTTTTTAAAGGAAGAGGAGCTGCAGAAGCTGACCACCGCAATAGAATGCGTACGCTATGGTGTTTCGCCTGAAGAGACGCTGGAGTATATAGGAGGGCGGAAAACATGA